From Sparus aurata chromosome 9, fSpaAur1.1, whole genome shotgun sequence, a single genomic window includes:
- the LOC115588720 gene encoding olfactory receptor 142-like, whose translation MYNVSQIEVFFISGLNETHEHRFTLFFLTLLCYCVILMVNITVIVTIIMDKNLHEPMYILICTCCMNGLYGTAGFYPKFLWDLLSPVHVISYSGCLVQAQVIASFAFSEVSFLSVMAYDRYVAICRPLEYHSVMSKQRVIVLVCYSWMTPFCIIGTNVFLTTRLKLCSPYIARLFCVNAIFAKLACFPTETTIRNIVAYIAIVIYVFHGSFIVWSYMYLIKTCVNSTENRAKFMQTCVPHLTSLLIFLVVTAFDVLSMRFGSKDLPQTLQNFVAIEFLVIPPLMNPLIYGFKLTKIRNRILRVIILKTNC comes from the coding sequence ATGTATAATGTTTCTCAAattgaagtgttttttatttcaggttTAAATGAAACCCATGAACACAGATTTactctcttctttctcactttactgtgttactgtgtgattTTGATGGTAAATATTACTGTTATTGTGACCATCATCATGGATAAAAACCTGCATGAACCAATGTATATTTTAATATGTACTTgttgcatgaatggactttaTGGGACAGCAGGTTTCTACCCCAAGTTTCTCTGGGATCTGCTTTCTCCTGTTCATGTTATCTCTTATTCTGGATGTCTTGTTCAGGCTCAAGTAATTGCCTCATTTGCCTTCAGTGAGGTGTCTTTTCTTTCCGTCATGGCATATGACAGATATGTGGCTATATGTCGACCACTGGAGtaccactctgtcatgtcaaagCAAAGAGTCATTGTGTTAGTGTGTTACTCTTGGATGACACCTTTTTGCATCATAGGCacaaatgtttttctgacaACTAGATTAAAGTTATGCAGCCCATATATCGCCAggcttttttgtgtgaatgcaATTTTTGCCAAACTTGCTTGTTTCCCAACTGAAACTACTATTCGTAACATAGTTGCTTACATAGCAATAGTCATTTATGTCTTTCATGGCTCCTTTATAGTTTGGTCCTACATGTATCTCATTAAAACGTGTGTGAATTCAACAGAAAACAGGGCAAAGTTCATGCAAACATGTGTGCCACATTTAACCTCCTTGCTCATTTTTCTTGTGGTTACAGCATTTGATGTATTGAGTATGAGATTTGGTTCAAAAGATTTACCTCAAACCCTTCAAAACTTTGTTGCTATAGAATTCCTTGTCATACCTCCCTTAATGAATCCTCTCATTTACGGTTTCAAACTGACCAAAATTAGGAACAGAATTCTGCGTGtcattattttaaaaactaATTGTTAA